Proteins from a genomic interval of Papaver somniferum cultivar HN1 chromosome 4, ASM357369v1, whole genome shotgun sequence:
- the LOC113273254 gene encoding uncharacterized protein LOC113273254, with protein MPRVKTFMWKALSECLPVRESLGLYTPIEINCPLCSGNARENIKHLFTECVFLEAVWRGLSFSRVFYDAANLSFKDWCISWLKDSSNRDFISYVLCYVWKFRCRVVFDYVSANPINLVEFIRKDLPNYTKKNQFTYVCSNKVKTCDKSHPNCSFMRHDRQQDTYYVYFDASFQRDTKSYAYGIVKTDDLGCIIDFSGGTGWCSSSEEAESRTYKEAIKWMQGFRDEKIIFLNDNRSVMSSMKKKNNFAVDWRSKTVLQQAFNYNQFLTSSSFVFIKRKCNFVADKLTKILNRYKDLYINSRYWDKSRKDAWILRLCNPNTVIPVS; from the coding sequence ATGCCTAGAGTTAAAACGTTTATGTGGAAAGCTCTAAGTGAATGTCTGCCAGTTAGAGAAAGTTTAGGTCTTTACACTCCTATTGAGATCAATTGTCCTTTGTGTAGTGGTAATGCTAGAGAAAATATAAAACATCTGTTTACTGAGTGTGTTTTCTTAGAAGCAGTTTGGAGAGGCCtgtccttttcaagagttttctatGATGCTGCTAATTTAAGCTTCAAAGATTGGTGCATTTCTTGGTTGAAAGATAGTAGTAATAGAGACTTCATATCATATGTTCTCTGTTATGTTTGGAAATTTCGGTGCAGGGTTGTCTTTGATTATGTCAGTGCTAATccaattaatttggttgagttcatCAGGAAGGATTTACCTAACTACACAAAAAAGAATCAGTTTACATATGTTTGTAGTAATAAGGTCAAGACTTGTGATAAATCTCATCCAAATTGTTCTTTTATGAGACATGATCGACAGCAGGATACTTATTATGTCTACTTTGATGCTTCCTTTCAAAGAGATACTAAAAGTTATGCTTATGGTATTGTTAAAACTGATGATTTAGGTTGTATCATTGATTTCTCAGGAGGAACAGGATGGTGCTCAAGCTCAGAAGAAGCAGAATCCAGAACCTATAAAGAAGCTATCAAGTGGATGCAAGGATTCAGAGATGAAAAAATAATCTTCCTCAATGACAACAGAAGCGTTATGAGtagtatgaagaagaagaataattttGCGGTTGATTGGAGGTCCAAAACTGTTCTGCAACAAGCCTTTAATTATAACCAGTTTCTTACTAGTTCTTCTTTCGTTTTTATTAAAAGGAAATGTAACTTTGTTGCGGATAAATTAACTAAAATCCTTAATAGATATAAGGATTTGTATATTAATTCTAGGTATTGGGATAAGTCCAGAAAGGATGCTTGGATCCTTAGATTGTGTAATCCAAACACTGTAATCC